The following coding sequences lie in one Cryptococcus gattii WM276 chromosome L, complete sequence genomic window:
- a CDS encoding ubiquitin carboxyl-terminal hydrolase 5, putative (Similar to TIGR gene model, INSD accession AAW45153.1), with product MQQPVNDVQDIILDESPAPMEVDDIPNVHDYEAYAAKCMPDLGLEIEDFQYQTWRIEHWSQQPKRIVGPEFSCGGHKWRILLFPQGNANGQPNDMVSVYLDYANPKTAPEGWHACAQFCLAISNPWDPTIQTSSHAHHRFVAEECDWGFTRFVDLRKLYTADPANGKNRPTIENDEVEITAFVRVLKDPTGVLWHNFVNYDSKKETGHVGLKNQGATCYMNSLLQSLFCTNYFRKAVYQIPTEDDIPSESLALALQRVFYHLQTSNQPVGTTELTKSFGWKSLDSFMQHDVQEFSRILQDKLEIKMKGTPAEGAIPKLFKGQMKNYIKCIDVDFESSVIEDFYDIQLTIKGLKDLRASFKEYVSVETLDGENKYQAEGHGLQAARKGVIFKSFPPVLHLQLRRFEYDVEKDALVKINDRHEFPFEIDLGEFLDESADRSQSHVYKLHGVLVHSGDLHGGHYFALIKPEKDGRWYKFDDDRVTPVTDKEVLEDNYGGDMLNGLVPPHQRTQARTLKKFTNAYMLVYVRETELDTVLAPFTESDTPPHLKARLDHEREQLEAKKREKDEQHLYLTAKVITDEIFSKHQGFDLASFEDKNIPATDLPTFRVLKNESYPTFKSRIASHFKIPERDFRLWVLVNRQNKTTRPDVPIHENDNTQTMESIRNSMAARASDLKLYLDYNPDHAKFDELHAEGKEAPIMIFLKWFDCSRQTLLGQGKVFVDKYQKVSDLLGIIQERMGWPSSTPIKLYEEIKAGMIEGMKLKQSFIQNEIQDGDIICYQVELPEKEIADLEAQSLYSSVPQFYDFLQNRILVHFKPRYEDRAASVPEFDLMLSKKMTYDVMAHRVGEFLKHDPLKLRFTSAHNQNGAPKAIVKRSLNQSVADITQTSYYNQHAHICIYYELLDISIIELETKKSLKVVWTGRHNKEEATHSFLLPKTCTFNDVADNMSKLVKLEPNGSGKIRIFDVSPSGRSQREHTGSEMIGNLPESAELFAEEIPVEELQAGEGTKIVNVFHYARDPSRTHGVPCKFVLHEGEPFSETKARLQERIGVSEKEFAKYKFSLVTSTVFKQPSIVEENDIIYDHKWAPDDALGLDHIDRRPNKANIEKGIVMR from the exons ATG CAGCAACCTGTAAATGACGTGCAGGACATTATTTTAGACGAAAGTCCGGCTCCAATGGAAGTCGATGACATCCCAAATGTTCATGACT ATGAAGCGTATGCTGCCAAGTGCATGCCTGATCTAGGCTTAGAGATCGAAGACTTCCAGTACCAAACATGGCGAATTGAGCACTGGAGTCAGCAGCCGAAAAGAATAGTCGGACCAGAGTTCAGTTGCGGTGGTCACAAGTG GCGCATTTTGTTGTTCCCGCAAGGAAACGCGAACGGACAGCCCAATGACATGGTCTCGGTCTACTTAGATTATGCGAACCCAAAGACAGCCCCCGAAGGATGGCATGCGTGTGCACAATTCTGCCTGGCCATTTCGAACCCATGGGATCCCACGATTCAAACATCTAGCC ACGCGCATCACCGATTTGTTGCTGAAGAATGTGATTGGGGATTCACTCGATTTGTCGATTTGCGAAAGTTGTACACAGCGGATCCTGCCAACGGCAAGAACAGACCGACGATTGAGAATGATGAAGTGGAGATTACAGCTTTCGTGCGAGTGTTGAAGGATCCGACAGGCGTTTTGTGGCACAATTTTGTAAA TTACGATTCGAAGAAGGAGACTGGTCATGTTGGTTTGAAAAACCAAGGCGCAACCTGTTACATGAACTCTCTCTTGCAGTCATTGTTCTGTACCAATTACTTCCGAAAG GCTGTCTACCAAATACCCACCGAAGACGACATTCCATCCGAAAGCTTGGCTTTGGCTCTTCAACGTGTATTTTATCATCTTCAGACGTCCAACCAACCTGTAGGAACCACTGAGCTCACAAAATCTTTTGGGTGGAAATCCCTCGACTCGTTCATGCAACATGATGTCCAGGAGTTCAGCCGTATCCTTCAAGACAAGTTAGAAATCAAGATGAAGGGAACTCCTGCCGAAGGCGCCATTCCGAAGCTGTTTAAGGGTCAGATGAAGAACTACATCAAGTGCATCGACGTAGATTTTGAGTCTTCCGTGATTGAAGATTTTTATG ATATCCAACTTACCATTAAGGGATTGAAGGATTTGCGGGCTTCCTTTAAGGAGTATGTGTCTGTTGAGACGCTCGATGGAGAGAACAAGTATCAAGCGGAGGGGCACGGCTTGCAGGCTGCGAGAAAGGGTGTCATTTTCAAATCATTCCCTCCAGTGCTTCATCTCCAGCTACGCCGTTTTGAATATGACGTGGAGAAGGATGCCTTGGTCAAGATTAATGACCGTCACGAGTTCCCTTTCGAGATTGATTTGGGAGAGTTCCTCGATGAGTCGGCCGACCGGTCTCAGTCCCACGTCTACAAGCTCCACGGTGTCCTGGTGCACTCCGGCGATCTTCACGGTGGCCATTATTTCGCCCTCATCAAGCCCGAAAAGGATGGTCGTTGGTACAAATTTGATGATGACAGAGTGACGCCCGTCACAGACAAGGAGGTCTTGGAGGACAATTATGGCGGAGATATGTTGAACGGTCTTgttcctcctcatcaaaGGACTCAGGCTAGAACGCTCAAAAAGTTCACCAACGCCTATATGTTGGTTTATGTAAGGGAAACAGAGCTTGACACAGTGTTGGCTCCCTTTACGGAAAGTGACACACCTCCTCATCTGA AGGCTCGCTTGGATCACGAGAGGGAGCAGCTCGAGGCTaagaagagggagaaggatgaACAGCACCTGTACTTGACTGCGAAAGTCATCACTGACGAAATCTTCTCCAAGCATCAAGGCTTCGATCTTGCCTCCTTTGAGGACAAGAACATCCCAGCTACCGATCTGCCTACTTTCCGGGTGTTGAAGAACGAGAGTTATCCAACTTTCAAGAGCAGGATTGCTTCCCACTTTAAGATTCCGGAACGCGATTTCCGTTTGTGGGTACTTGTAAACCGACAAAACAAGACAACGCGACCCGATGTCCCTATTCACGAGAATGACAACACGCAAA CAATGGAAAGTATCCGTAATTCAATGGCCGCTCGAGCTTCTGATCTCAAATTATATCTCGACTACAATCCCGATCATGCCAAGTTCGACGAA CTGCATGCTGAGGGCAAGGAGGCTCCTATCATGATCTTCCTCAAGTGGTTTGACTGTTCTCGTCAGACGTTATTAGGCCAAGGAAAGGTCTTTGTCGACAAGTACCAAAAAGTCTCGGACTTGTTGGGTATCATACAGGAAAGGATGGGTTGGCCATCTTCAACGCCCATCAAGCTCTACGAG GAAATCAAAGCGGGGATGATTGAGGGAATGAAATTGAAGCAGTCCTTCATTCAAAATGAAATCCAGGACGGAGATATCATCTGTTATCAGGTGGAACTTCCCGAGAAAGA AATCGCCGATCTAGAAGCACAATCACTATACTCTAGCGTTCCCCAATTCTACGACTTTCTCCAGAACCGAATTCTTGTCCATTTCAAGCCTCGTTATGAAGATAGAGCCGCCAGCGTGCCCGAATTTGATCTCATGCTGAGTAAGAAGATGACGTATGACGTT ATGGCGCATCGAGTTGGGGAGTTCCTCAAACACGACCCTTTGAAGTTGAGATTCACCTCAGCTCATAACCAAAACGGTGCCCCCAAAGCTATCGTCAAACGTTCGTTGAATCAAAGTGTGGCGGATATTACCCAGACCAGCTATTACAACCAGCATGCTCACATCTGCATCTATTACGAGTTACTTGATATCAGTATCATCGAGTTAGAAACGAAAAAATCACTGAAGGTTGTTTGGACAGGAAGACACAATAAAGAAGAA GCCACGCATTCATTTTTACTGCCCAAAACCTGCACATTCAATGACGTGGCCGATAACATGTCAAAGCTCGTCAAACTCGAACCTAATGGCAGCGGCAAAATTAGAATCTTTGATGTCTCACCCTCCGGTCGATCACAACGTGAACATACTGGTTCAGAAATGATTGGGAATCTCCCTGAATCAGCTGAATTATTTGCAGAAGAGATTCCCGTTGAAGAATTACAAGCGGGCGAGGGCACCAAGATTGTGAACGTGTTCCACTACGCCAGAGACCCTTCCAGGACCCATGGCGTTCCCTGCAAATTTGTTCTGCACGAA GGAGAGCCCTTCTCTGAGACCAAAGCACGATTGCAAGAGAGGATCGGTGTTTCTGAAAAGGAATTCGCCAAATACAAGTTCTCTTTAGTGACCTCAACAGTATTCAAGCAACCCTCTATTGTGGAAGAAA ACGACATTATCTACGACCATAAATGGGCGCCAGACGATGCTCTTGGTCTTGACCATATCGATAGGCGGCCAAACAAGG
- a CDS encoding cytoplasm protein, putative (Similar to TIGR gene model, INSD accession AAW45154.1) encodes MGVFSKVKDQFTQSSPSYDFPPPTPSIPLGPSAIFRYRKQRGVNLGSWFSLEQWICPHVFRGAKPPGQSDYDVASGNDAKRILEEHWDTWINEDDLKWIASRGFNSVRLPIAYYHLCGPLPEVLKGTDFESFRYVFEGAWGRIERAVEMAGSYGLGVLIDLHGAAGAQNPDAHAGLSRGKVSFWDTHANQASTSLALRFLASKFASVPYVVGLELLNEPQNNRKLQSWYTKTIEEVRKVAPPDFPIYCSDAWDTDHYASWVGSRGDFVVLDHHLYRCFTDEDKCKTGTDHANNLRSGFRGRFAQQCEAAKGSFVVGEWSASLDPRSFPNGMPDGEKDAQRRAFVQAQLELFESHAAGYWFWTYKKGEGWDAGWSATNASQAEILPGWVGSRQFKGAPPSHIKDQELQSGHKSHADYWAANGGSPNSNMYAPGFSQGWDDALIFLSAQGSPSEMGFVHQWAVRRQAEFESQGHKLGRAAWEWEHGFKQGVEACARCCLA; translated from the exons ATGGGCGTGTTCTCAAAGGTTAAAGATCAATTCACCCAATCCTCCCCCTCTTACGACTTTCCACCGCCCACTCCTTCAATCCCTCTGGGTCCCAGCGCAATATTCCGTTACCGCAAACAACGAGGAGTCAATTTGGGATCATGGTTCTCCCTCGAACAATGGATTTGTCCTCACGTTTTCAGAGGTGCCAAACCTCCGGGGCAAAGTGACTATGACGTGGCTAGTGGGAACGACGCAAAGAGGATCTTAGAGGAACACTGGGATACTTGGATCAATGAGGATGATTTGAAATGGATTGCATCTAGGGGATTTAACAGTGTCCGACTGCCA ATAGCATATTATCACCTCTGCGGGCCTCTCCCTGAAGTTCTGAAAGGCACTGATTTTGAGTCATTTCGCTATGTTTTTGAAGGTGCTTGGGGACGAATCGAGAGGGCGGTCGAGATGGCTGGATCTTATGGTTTAGGAGTGCTTATCG ACCTACACGGTGCCGCCGGTGCTCAGAATCCAGATG CTCATGCCGGCCTTTCTCGCGGCAAAGTATCATTTTGGGATACCCACGCCAACCAAGCCTCTACTTCCCTTGCGCTTCGCTTCCTTGCATCCAAGTTCGCTTCTGTACCCTACGTAGTTGGCCTAGAACTCCTTAACGAGCCCCAGAACAATCGCAAACTGCAGTCATGGTACACCAAGACTATCGAAGAAGTCCGCAAAGTCGCTCCGCCCGATTTCCCCATCTACTGTTCAGACGCATGGGATACGGACCATTATGCTAGTTGGGTCGGATCGAGAGGCGATTTCGTCGTGTTAGACCATCATCTTTACAGATGTTTCACAGATGAGGACAAGTGTAAAACCGGGACTGATCATGCAAACAACCTCAGATCTGGTTTCAGAGGTAGGTTTGCTCAGCAATGCGAAGCCGCCAAAGGATCTTTCGTCGTAGGCGAATGGTCCGCTTCTCTGGATCCTCGGTCCTTCCCTAACGGAATGCCTGACGGCGAGAAAGATGCGCAACGGCGAGCATTCGTCCAAGCCCAGCTGGAGTTATTCGAGTCCCACGCGGCAGGGTACTGGTTTTGGACTTACAAGAAAGGTGAAGGATGGGACGCTGGCTGGTCGGCGACCAATGCGAGTCAGGCGGAGATTCTGCCTGGTTGGGTTGGAAGCAGGCAATTTAAAGGAGCACCACCGAGCCATATCAAGGATCAAGAATTGCAGAGCGGGCACA AATCCCACGCTGATTATTGGGCCGCAAACGGCGGTTCTCCCAATTCAAATATGTACGCTCCCGGATTCTCTCAAGGATGGGACGATGCCCTCATTTTCTTGAGTGCCCAAGGATCACCTAGCGAGATGGGTTTTGTGCACCAATGGGCGGTAAGGCGCCAAGCAGAGTTTGAAAGCCAGGGGCATAAGTTAGGTCGCGCTGCTTGGGAATGGGAGCATGGCTTCAAACAGGGGGTTGAAGCGTGTGCTAGGTGCTGCTTGGCTTGA
- a CDS encoding malate synthase, putative (Similar to TIGR gene model, INSD accession AAW45155.1) — MSLPQGIYLTAPIPKGGEHILSTQALEFLAVLHRTFNKRRLELLKNREKVQAELDQGKSLSFLPETREIRENLAWSCAPPGPGLEDRRVEITGPTDRKMVVNALNSGAKTFMADFEDSNSPTWSNMVLGQVNLYDAIRRQIDFEINGKAYKLSEKPAVLLVRPRGWHLPEPRLIIDGTPMSGSLFDFGLYFFHNARELISRGSGPYFYLPKMEHHLEARLWNDAFSLATSHLGVQQGVIRATVLIETLPAAFQMEEILYELKEHSAGLNCGRWDYIFSFIKKQRAHKNCVFPDRSDVTMTVPFMDAYVRLLIQTCHKRKVAAMGGMSAQIPIKNDPAANERAMSKVRADKLREVTAGHDGTWVAHPALIPIALEIFNQHMPGPNQYHVRREDVTVTDKQIADPSVPGKITEQGLRDNVSAALSYCAAWISGNGCVPINHLMEDAATAEIARVQLWQWCKYGSKTDSGKDINPSYVQTILSEEASKVSKLPGIDPSHVKIASEYMAQQVKADWPSDFLTSDLLGYLEGVGTKGGAKASL, encoded by the exons ATGTCGCTCCCTCAAGGTATCTACCTCACTGCCCCTATCCCCAAGGGCGGTGAGCACATCCTCTCTACCCAAGCCCTCGAGTTCCTCGCCGTGCTCCATAGAACATTCAACAAGCGAAGATTGGAACTGTTAAAAAACCGTGAAAAGGTTCAGGCCGAGCTGGATCAAGGCAAGTCCCTCTCGTTCCTCCCAGAAACCAGGGAGATTAGAGAGAACCTTGCTTGGAGTTGTGCCCCTCCCGGTCCAGGGCTTGAAGACCGTCG AGTTGAGATTACCGGCCCGACCGACAGGAAGATGGTCGTCAACGCTTTGAACTCTGGTGCTAAGACCTTTATGGCCGATTTTGAGG ACTCTAACTCTCCTACCTGGTCAAATATGGTTCTGGGACAGGTCAATCTTTACGATGCAATCCG ACGACAAATTGACTTTGAAATCAACGGCAAGGCTTACAAACTCTCCGAGAAGCCTGCTGTGCTTTTGGTCCG ACCCCGAGGGTGGCACCTTCCTGAACCCCGTTTGATTATCGACGGCACTCCCATGTCCGGCTCCCTCTTCGACTTTGGTCTTTACTTTTTCCACAACGCCCGCGAACTCATCTCCCGAGGTTCTGGGCCTTATTTTTACCTCCCTAAGATGGAACATCATCTCGAAGCTCGTCTTTGGAACGATGCCTTCTCCCTTGCGACAAGTCACTTGGGGGTGCAGCAGGGTGTGATTAGGGCGACAGTATTGATTGAGACTTTGCCCGCGGCATTCCAGATGGAAGAGATTCTGTATGAGTTGAAGGAACATTCTGCCGGTTTGAACTGTGGACGATGGGATTACATCTTCAGTTT CATCAAGAAGCAACGAGCTCACAAGAACTGCGTCTTCCCCGATCGATCTGACGTTACCATGACTGTCCCCTTCATGGACGCTTACGTCCGCCTACTCATCCAAACTTGTCATAA GCGAAAAGTAGCCGCTATGGGAGGCATGTCTGCCCAGATTCCTATCAAGAACGATCCCGCCGCCAACGAACGCGCCATGTCGAAAGTTCGCGCCGACAAACTCCGTGAAGTCACCGCCGGGCATGACGGCACATGGGTTGCTCACCCCGCCCTCATTCCCATCGCCCTCGAGATTTTTAACCAACACATGCCAGGTCCGAACCAGTACCACGTCCGCCGCGAAGATGTTACTGTCACGGACAAGCAGATTGCCGATCCTTCTGTCCCTGGAAAGATTACAGAACAAGGGTTGAGGGATAATGTAAGCGCCGCTTTGTCGTATTGTGCGGCATGGATTAGTGGAAATGGGTGTGTGCCGATCAATCACTTGATGGAGGATGCTGCAACGGCGGAAATTGCCAGAGTACAACTTTGGCAGTGGTGCAAGTATGGCTCCAAGACG GACTCCGGCAAAGACATCAATCCCTCTTACGTCCAAACCATCCTCTCTGAGGAAGCATCCAAAGTCTCAAAACTCCCCGGTATTGACCCATCTCACGTCAAGATTGCATCTGAGTATATGGCTCAGCAGGTCAAGGCCGATTGGCCGAGTGATTTCTTGACAAGTGATTTATTGGGGTACCTTGAAGGTGTCGGCACTAAGGGCGGTGCCAAAGCTAGCCTTTAA
- a CDS encoding uncharacterized protein (Similar to TIGR gene model, INSD accession AAW45156.1), whose protein sequence is MALGPIHCGSFLLLSAAVLLLVATISAPVIHNISFLDITTGSSKATFGVFGYCSNIIGSDICSGRQIGYNIADVTGNLTDYTYVNNSLENVTKAFILHPIACGIAFLSFLIALCSDHLGFLFAAFVALLAFLVSLVVMIIDFVVFGIVKHEVNKHTTASADFSAAIWLVLAATIILFFSTFVVCFSCCTNRRRVRDREYQAAPMRQGRWWHRA, encoded by the exons ATGGCTCTCGGTCCAATCCACTGCGGGTCATTTTTGCTATTATCAGCCGCTGTGCTGTTACTAGTAGCTACCA TTTCTGCACCCGTCATACACAATATATCCTTTCTTGATATCACGACAGGGTCATCAAAAGCCACATTTGGTGTCTTTGGATATTGTTCAAATATCATT GGCTCAGATATATGTAGCGGAAGGCAAATCGGCTATAATATCGCCGATGTGACAGGTAACCTCACTGACTATACCTATGTCAACAACTCTCTCGAAAATGTTACCAAAGCCTTCATCCTTCACCCCATCGCATGCGGCATTGCATTCCTATCTTTCCTCATTGCTCTCTGCTCAGACCATCTAGGTTTCTTGTTTGCCGCTTTCGTTGCGCTCTTGGCATTCCTCGTTTCCCTCGTGGTGATGATCATCGATTTTGTTGTCTTTGGGATCGTCAAGCATGAGGTCAATAAGCATACCACTGCCAGTGCAGACTTTTCAGCTGCCATCTGGTTGGTGTTAGCAGCCACAATCATCCTGTTCTTCTCGACATTTGTGGTATGCTTCTCTTGCTGCACAAACAGGAGAAGGGTAAGGGATAGAGAGTATCAGGCGGCGCCGATGAGACAGGGGCGGTGGTGGCATCGAGCGTAA
- a CDS encoding EF-hand calcium-binding protein, Caltractin-cdc31 subfamily, putative (Similar to TIGR gene model, INSD accession AAW45157.1) has product MSHYTKPKSRRPATLPSSHSHATTSNSRSLTEDQRGEIKEAFELFDVDKDGAIDYHELKVAMRALGFDVKKGEVMKLLKEHGGEDGLMDFLAFERIMTEKILARNPEHELRRAFELFDDDRTGKISLKNLRRVARELGETLGEEELQAMIDEFDLDQDGEINLEEFLAIMLDGG; this is encoded by the exons ATGTCTCACTACACAAAACCGAAATCCCGGCGTCCTGCCACCCTCCCATCATCCCATTCTCACGCTACCACATCCAACTCCCGCTCACTGACCGAAGACCAACGCGGGGAGATTAAAGAGGCTTTTGAACTCTTCGACGTTGACAAGGACGGGGCTATCGATTACCATGAGCTGAAAGTTGCGATGCGTGCTTTGGGATTTGATGTAAAGAAAGGGGAGGTGATGAAGCTATTGAAGGAACATGGCGGGGAAGATGGGCTGATGGATTTTTTGGCCTTTGAGAGGATTA TGACAGAAAAGATTCTCGCGCGAAATCCAGAGCATGAGCTCAGACGGGCGTTTGAACTGTTTGACGATGACAGAACCGGAAAGATATCACTCAAGAACTTGAGAAGGGTAGCACGAGAGCTGGGGGAGACCCTCGGTGAGGAAGAATT GCAAGCAATGATAGACGAGTTCGACCTTGATCAGGATGGGGAGATCAACTTGGAAGAGTTCCTTGCTATCATGTTAGACGGCGGATGA
- a CDS encoding uncharacterized protein (Similar to TIGR gene model, INSD accession AAW45260.1): MLSSPRHFLNTFHTPSQRSTNASQTSFTSYAASHTTQDTHRTNSISNPNIKPHSQSRSPYVPASTSMAMAADRDFAPSIYRSTQLGSERGGGSVLQRSVTSHMSKSSLFRNPFKKNNDLVSQLERAERADKDRERQKEKVKLKEYEKEKEHEREMREPLRRSGVMKQGTAMIRRRLSITRSDVRAVVTPTPKARENGIYGDGDEHEEVMITVGSHDEMHDFHSPTQRPLSPIVTGGFLKTPTKVITSLSASLNKNKASSRPSPFSTSPPMLPQRKPEDPINPNIFDSSTSIPNYDIDLDVDAIDAFVADATPKTIVKSITRQVKMRPKSIYVKRLSKRFGKSNDTEVSPKHSNCEIPPALQLPLRAKSLSAEYSLQTASASVHEASRHIPTKEELMNMALPPHTPQGLPSRYRPNGTTIFDIYPDEDLDYHPIPPPRTPRITHLGPNVILNSTTSLRPHGFMTDINTNTNLSFSSNTDIDTRQRTMGPRISRVFDIPNGLYDLWQYGMDEPEIMDISLNEEELARKRILPMFVRNRSTGRRLIENAQLQSPDPDARNQGRKMGKDGLARSSNRMLNDLADGPIAMGSNPFRMEISPASLDSCSESPCNSQHSEVSDESQMSEGTRALGELVGLQGPRESGIGLLVYGKVETASKMSLKYATPRAAGRALVGDMRADGMANNASAMTSSVSQASQISGIWDYAALIDDHDHALSQGEAPTKAQVQAQTQTQTILAVHTCGDAQAQSQGQPGKGEKGHPGGGADREVAFTDAESIPDMELGRDSVFEHAL, translated from the exons ATGCTGTCGAGCCCTCGCCACTTTCTTAACACTTTTCATACACCCTCACAGCGATCAACCAACGCTTCTCAAACATCTTTCACCTCTTACGCCGCATCGCACACCACCCAAGATACACATCGGACAAATTCAATTTCAAACCCCAATATCAAACCTCACTCGCAGTCTCGCTCACCTTATGTCCCTGCGTCTACTTCTATGGCTATGGCTGCAGACCGTGACTTCGCACCTTCCATTTACCGGTCGACCCAACTTGGCAGcgaaagaggaggagggtCCGTATTACAGAGAAGTGTGACTTCACATATGTCGAAGAGCTCATTGTTTAGAAACCCATTTAAGAAGAATAATGATTTGGTCTCTCAGCTGGAACGGGCAGAGCGGGCCGATAAGGATAGGGAGAGGCAGAAGGAAAAGGTAAAGCTGAAGGAGTatgaaaaggagaaggagcatgagagggagatgagggaGCCATTGAGGAGATCGGGTGTGATGAAACAGGGGACGGCCATGATTAGGAGAAGATTGTCGATCACAAGAAGCGATGTGAGGGCTGTTGTCACACCGACGCCCAAAGCGAGAGAGAATGGGATTTATGGAGACGGGGATGAACATGAGGAGGTAATGATCACTGTTGGAAGCCAT GATGAAATGCACGATTTCCATTCACCAACTCAAAGGCCCCTCTCGCCGATCGTTACAGGTGGTTTCCTCAAGACCCCCACTAAAGTAATAACGTCCTTATCAGCATCCCTTAATAAAAATAAGGCATCCTCTCGACCATCTCCGTTCTCTACTTCTCCACCAATGTTACCTCAACGCAAGCCCGAAGATCCTATTAACCCCAACATCTTTGATTCTTCCACGTCTATTCCCAACTATGATATCGATCTTGACGTAGACGCGATCGATGCCTTTGTTGCCGACGCTACTCCCAAGACAATTGTGAAATCTATTACTCGGCAAGTAAAAATGAGACCTAAAAGTATCTATGTCAAGCGGCTTAGTAAGAGGTTTGGTAAATCGAATGATACGGAGGTATCACCAAAACACTCTAACTGCGAGATCCCTCCTGCCCTCCAACTCCCGCTGCGCGCAAAGTCTCTGTCTGCTGAGTATTCTTTGCAAACCGCATCCGCATCCGTACACGAGGCTTCTCGACATATCCCTACCAAAGAAGAATTAATGAACATGGCTCTTCCACCACATACACCTCAAGGTCTTCCGAGCCGATATCGACCCAATGGAACGACCATATTTGACATCTACCCCGATGAGGATTTGGATTACCACCCGATTCCACCACCGCGGACTCCAAGGATTACCCACCTCGGCCCTAACGTGATTCTCAACTCAACTACCTCCCTTCGCCCCCATGGTTTTATGACGGATATTAACACCAACACCAACCTGAGCTTCAGCTCTAACACCGATATTGATACTCGACAGAGGACCATGGGTCCCCGAATCTCGCGCGTGTTTGATATCCCCAACGGCCTATACGACCTCTGGCAGTACGGAATGGATGAGCCGGAAATAATGGACATCTCGCTTAatgaggaagagttggCGAGAAAAAGGATATTACCCATGTTTGTTCGTAATCGATCGACTGGCAGGCGACTCATTGAGAACGCTCAACTTCAATCTCCCGATCCCGATGCTCGAAATCAAGGACGCAAGATGGGAAAAGACGGATTGGCACGATCGAGTAATAGGATGCTGAATGATCTGGCCGATGGCCCGATAGCGATGGGAAGTAACCCGTTTAGAATGGAAATTTCACCGGCAAGTTTGGATTCGTGTTCAGAAAGCCCGTGCAATTCTCAACATTCTGAAGTATCTGATGAATCTCAAATGTCTGAAGGAACGCGAGCATTGGGAGAGTTGGTTGGATTGCAAGGACCAAGGGAAAGTGGTATAGGGCTGTTGGTATATGGGAAAGTGGAGACGGCGAGTAAGATGTCATTAAAATATGCGACCCCACGGGCGGCTGGAAGGGCTTTGGTAGGGGATATGAGAGCGGATGGCATGGCGAATA ATGCTTCTGCTATGACATCTTCGGTCTCTCAAGCTTCACAAATCTCGGGAATATGGGATTATGCGGCGCTTATCGACGATCATGATCATGCACTATCTCAAGGTGAAGCTCCCACTAAAGCCCAAGTGCAAGCTCAAACTCAAACCCAAACGATTTTAGCTGTACACACATGCGGTGATGCACAAGCACAAAGTCAAGGCCAACcaggaaaaggagaaaaaggacATCCCGGTGGCGGTGCGGACAGGGAAGTGGCATTTACAGATGCAGAGTCGATACCAGATATGGAGCTCGGCCGTGATTCTGTGTTTGAGCATGCGCTTtga